From one Microbulbifer sp. A4B17 genomic stretch:
- a CDS encoding OmpA family protein, giving the protein MFDNTQASSESSDSQWISLSDMMAGLMMVFLCIAVFVMRSLIDERAKIRELAESYRDTQLAIYQTLQQEFAHDLNRWGATLDKKTLAISFNNSDALFKTGDFTLSDNAREIMSSFVPRYISALTPYMDSIAAIQIEGHTSSEWGDQSAPEVGYFHNLRLSQQRSRAVMQYAHSLLPSQQAVLVRAKVAAVGYSSARPVLDKNGMEDLDRSRRVAFRVVRDSESHILQILEEAL; this is encoded by the coding sequence ATGTTTGACAACACGCAAGCCAGTAGTGAATCCAGCGATAGCCAATGGATAAGCTTATCGGACATGATGGCTGGTCTAATGATGGTATTTCTCTGTATTGCTGTCTTCGTGATGCGCTCCCTTATCGACGAGCGCGCAAAAATTCGTGAGCTTGCCGAGTCTTATCGGGACACACAGCTGGCTATCTACCAAACCCTGCAGCAGGAATTCGCCCATGACTTAAACCGCTGGGGCGCCACCCTGGATAAGAAAACCCTGGCCATTTCATTTAACAACAGTGATGCGCTATTTAAGACCGGGGACTTCACTCTGAGCGACAATGCCCGTGAGATTATGTCCTCCTTTGTGCCCCGCTACATCTCAGCGCTTACGCCGTATATGGATTCCATCGCTGCAATCCAGATTGAAGGACACACGAGTTCTGAATGGGGAGATCAATCTGCACCAGAAGTGGGTTATTTCCACAACCTGCGACTTTCGCAGCAGCGATCCCGAGCCGTAATGCAATATGCCCATTCATTACTGCCTTCACAGCAAGCCGTCCTGGTGCGAGCCAAAGTGGCAGCTGTCGGTTATTCCTCGGCCCGTCCAGTATTGGATAAGAATGGCATGGAAGATCTGGATCGCTCCCGCAGGGTAGCTTTCAGGGTAGTCAGGGACTCTGAAAGTCATATCCTGCAAATCCTTGAGGAAGCTCTGTGA
- a CDS encoding MotA/TolQ/ExbB proton channel family protein, whose product MTQFFYHWLTKLSAEQVTDTFLMVMLAIGAIAIILYPLGKFPRFVKETPSLLTALGILGTFIGIIIGIYGFDLNDIDTSISELMQGLETAFMTSILGLFLSLILRTIFQIFTKEQPPKATADDILQAINGQREDLTKFQQQISEEVLQSLTAVVEKFNSGLNAQMGENLQQFTQQLEAVSPALQALIDQHQQHAELATVYRDQTATLLNEINGAQENLLLLHQRITELPEIFNVIPALVEQQRNHAEQISIMLNEQQASIEVLQQSIPDIAPKFEALTRGIDQAHQQLGAQVSNLISLSKTQAEVFNQRTSKVVALADVVTSMDPNHFSKAIHEQAISHRESMAELAQLIAKTHNQMISELSQVISRDLSNADVSIKRQYELLDERLRDEVESVMAAMGDALGTLSGEFSRDFRQLIQQMKRIDAQAQKVTGEAHV is encoded by the coding sequence ATGACCCAGTTTTTCTATCACTGGTTAACCAAGTTGTCTGCGGAACAGGTTACCGACACCTTTCTTATGGTCATGCTTGCCATTGGTGCTATAGCCATAATCCTCTACCCTTTAGGCAAGTTTCCCCGCTTTGTAAAAGAAACACCTTCACTACTAACCGCTCTCGGTATTTTAGGTACCTTTATCGGTATCATTATCGGCATCTATGGTTTTGACCTCAACGATATTGACACCTCAATTTCAGAGTTGATGCAGGGCCTGGAAACGGCCTTTATGACCAGTATCCTGGGGCTTTTCCTATCCTTGATATTGCGAACTATTTTTCAAATATTCACCAAAGAGCAACCCCCGAAGGCGACGGCAGATGATATTCTGCAGGCCATCAATGGTCAGCGCGAAGACCTGACAAAATTCCAGCAGCAAATCAGTGAAGAAGTTTTACAATCACTCACCGCTGTTGTAGAGAAATTTAACAGCGGCCTGAACGCCCAAATGGGCGAGAATCTGCAGCAATTTACCCAACAGCTGGAAGCCGTATCCCCTGCCCTGCAAGCCTTAATAGATCAGCACCAACAGCACGCAGAACTCGCAACCGTTTATCGTGACCAGACCGCAACCCTGCTCAATGAAATTAATGGCGCCCAGGAAAATCTTCTGCTGCTGCACCAGCGTATTACCGAGCTACCGGAAATCTTCAATGTGATTCCCGCACTGGTAGAGCAACAGCGCAATCATGCAGAACAGATATCGATTATGCTGAATGAACAGCAGGCTTCTATTGAAGTACTACAGCAATCGATCCCCGATATTGCTCCCAAGTTTGAAGCCCTCACTCGCGGAATTGATCAAGCGCACCAACAGCTGGGCGCCCAGGTTTCCAACCTGATCTCCCTTAGCAAGACCCAGGCGGAAGTCTTCAACCAAAGGACCAGCAAGGTCGTGGCACTGGCCGATGTGGTCACCAGCATGGACCCCAACCACTTTTCCAAAGCGATCCACGAACAGGCTATCAGTCATCGCGAATCTATGGCCGAACTTGCCCAGTTAATCGCCAAGACTCACAACCAGATGATCTCCGAACTATCACAGGTTATAAGCCGCGACCTGAGTAACGCCGATGTCAGCATCAAGCGCCAATACGAGCTGCTGGATGAACGTCTGCGCGATGAAGTTGAGAGTGTTATGGCCGCGATGGGCGACGCCCTGGGTACTTTAAGCGGTGAATTCTCCCGAGACTTCCGCCAGCTCATTCAGCAAATGAAGCGGATAGATGCCCAGGCTCAGAAAGTCACTGGAGAGGCGCATGTTTGA